A window of Narcine bancroftii isolate sNarBan1 chromosome 6, sNarBan1.hap1, whole genome shotgun sequence genomic DNA:
TCACACCAGGTTAGGAAAACTGCTGAAATGTGACACTGAGGAAGACATTTTGGAGCTCTGCGACGATTACAATGCTGTGGACAAAGAATTTTACTTTGATCGGAATCCCTGCTTGTTCCGGTACATTCTGAACTTCTACTACACTGGGAAACTGCATGTCATGGAAGAGCTCTGTGCATTTTCTTTCAGTCAAGAAATCGAGTACTGGGGGATTAATGAACTTTTTATTGACTCTTGCTGTAGCAACAGGTACCAAGAGAGGAAGGAGGATGTGGTGGATAAAGATTGGGATCAGAAGAGTGATGAGAGTATTGACTCTTCCTTTGAAGAACTGTCAGCCTTGGATAAAGATATGGATAAATTTGAAAACATGTGGTATGGAAAACTAAGGATGAATATATGGATCAGATTAGAAAATCCTGGACATTCACTCTCTGCCAAACTCTTTGCAATTTTATCATTGGGTGTGGTGCTGACATCTATTGTGGCGATGTGCATTCACAGCATGCACGAGTTCCAGCAATTTGATGAAAATGATAAAGAGATAGTTAATCCTGCTCTGGAAGGACTGGAGATTGCGTGCATTATCTGGTtcactgtggaattcattgtgaGGTTCTCAGTTACACCAAGTCtaaaaaaattcttcaaaaaACCCCTGAACCTCATTGATTTTGTTTCAATCTTACCTTTCTACTTTACATTGACCCTGGAGACCATGGATGAGGACAGCGAAGAGTTAGAAAATGTGGGTAAGGTGATTCAGATCCTGCGTCTAATGAGGATATTCCGTATCCTGAAACTGGCCCGGCATTCAGTGGGCTTACGTTCATTGGGAGCCACTCTCAGGCACAGCTACCATGAAGTTGGTCTCTTACTCCTTTTTTTGACAGTTGGGATCTCCATATTCTCTGTCCTTGCTTATTCTGTTGAAAAGGATGAAAACGAGTCAGGACTTCAGAGTATTCCCATGAGCTGGTGGTGGGCAACTATTAGCATGACCACAGTTGGGTACGGGGACACATACCCTGTCACACTACTAGGAAAGCTCATTGGAAGCATTTGCATTTTATGTGGAATTCTGGTGGTGGCTCTCCCCATTACTataatttttaacaaattttccAAGTACTACAggaagaataaaatggtggaTATTGACCATTGCAATGCAGAACTTGCGGAAAGTTGTCCTGATTTACCTTATGTAAACATTAGAGACATGTATGCCAAAAATATGCACTCACTCATTGCTAGTATCTCTTCCATGGTTAGCACTGATGCCAGTGATCACACCTTAAATGCCTCCAGCATTCAAGACCTTGAAACTGTCCATAACCCTGCAACATCGGAGAACGGTTCAGCAAAATAGAAGGTTTACAGTTTTATTTCATTGGCTAGAATCACTGCTTTCCAATCAAAATTAACttctttgatttatttatttgttgcaCTTTAAAATACTCAGGGTATTCTATGTTTGACAGACAATAGCTATTTAGCCTATTGTAATATCATCATAAAAATGAAAGAAGCATGTGAAATAATTTACTGACTTCCACTTTATGCAAGTATAATTGTAAGTGTTTTGTCTGTCTTTAAAAGAAATGTCAATGCAATAATAAATTCTAAActcagtaaattaaaaaaaagataaagactatATGCCTGTGAATATATGTTGTTTGTTGTTCATTTCAGAAAGGAGAAGCAAACAGCTGAAACTCTGACAGTCTCGCATGAAACAATTTTCATTTCCTATTTAAGAAGCAAAACCTTTCCTGTAAAGCTGCTTTTAATacctataataattttaaaaaaattatataacaatatatacacacacatcccTTCTGATCCCCTCTATGGCCAATAACTCAGCCTTTATGTGCATTTCCTCGATTTCCTTCACATCTGCCCTAAACCCTTTCACCCCAAGGCACAGCCACAACCTGTTGAACTAATATCAATCTAGATGAAGTACGCGTATTTCAAACATAATATGTTTAGTACTTTAAAGTAACAATACACAGATTGTCATATTAGCAGttagaaagattttaaaaaagtattttatAAAAGCATCAGAGATATTTAGTTTATTTAGAATTGTAGCAAAATCTGCATTAGTTGAATACAAATGGTTTTCAAAGTAATTTCACCCACTAACTGAATTTAGAATTGGAAAGAAGCAAACTAACAAAAATATTATCATTGTCTTCCTCAGGATATAGGTGCTATGATCGATCAATGAAAGTTTAAATCCACATCAAAGACTTAAGAGCAGATAAGTCAACATGGCGCTCATTTAATTAAGGGAATTATTTGTCAGCTTAAATATTAGAACAGGTCTCTGACTTCCCTTTCAACAGTAAGGAAAATACATAATTGAAGAAAATCTGGGGAAATTTTCTTGACTCCTGAACTAATCTCCATGGGTGAAACTCAAGTGGGCCAAGCGCATAAATATCATAAGTACCAGAGTAGATCCCAGGCTGAGTATACCGTAGTGATTGATTCATCTTTTTTTCCATGATTTATGAGACCCAATCAGGAACACAACGGAAAACTCTCCATTTGCTTGAATGACAGCAGCTCCTACAGCACAAGTACCTCAGTCATTCTGGATAAAGCAACCAAAGGGTTGGTACCCAGTCTTGCATTCTAAACTttaatttcctccagcatttggtgtATAGTGGTGGCACTGTTGTACCACCTACAAAGTACATTGCAGTTGTCTGCCTAGGCTGATCTGAGAGCATTTTGCAAACCCTAACCTCTGCCCCCAAGAAGGACAAAACAGTAAGTAAGTGCATGGCAACACCACCATCTGCATGTTTCTCCCCTGTCCCTCCACCCTCCGGTGTGGACTTTTGTTACCTGTCCTTCAATTTGATTGGGTCTGAACTCTGGACTCCCTTCCCAACAGCACTGTGGTAAAACCCAGAAGTGCAGCAGTGACTTGAGATGGTGGCACACCACCATCTTCTTAAGAAAAATTAGGGTTTGGCAATAAATGCCCGTGACACCCAGATTCTGAAAATTAATTATAAACGTAATCtctgcaattttgtttttaattttgcattatCTGCTACACAGAAGTACAGGTTGACTTGTCTCGACAACATGCAAACAAAGTTTAATTATATATTGGcaataataaacaattcaattgatCTTGGCCCTTCACAAATCTCAGGGAGGAGTCAATGTTAAGTGAACAGTCATTCCACAGACAAATGCAACTTTGAAATGTCACCTTCAGAAGGTCAACACAAAACTATTGGCTAGTCTCTTTCCATTCTCgaggaccatcaaaggagatagAGGACTTCAATCTGCTTTGAAAGAGAATGCTAATAATAAACAGAGAGAACCCCCTGCTTagctgatatttttttaaaatgggaaatCTCAGTTCCAGCTCTAATTTCCCTGTCCTGCGACAGTAATGGTAGGATTTTAAATGCAGACACATGCACCCAATAGTGTATATTCTCTTTGTGCATAGATGAAAAAGTAGAATCTTAGAATGGTTACAGCAAAAGGGAAACAATTTCACCCAACTTTGCACCAATTCTTTAACAGAGCAACTGGCCAGTTTCCAACACCTTCTCCCCtgcctttcaaacatctcctcactCTATATTATGGCTATGGTCTTCTGGCTGCTCATTGGGACCAGTAGCTGAAGTcatgaaagggaagggaagggatggcACGATtattgtagtggttagtgcaatgctgtaacagcgccagtgatcggacctggggttcaaatccctgctctctgtaaggagtctttatgttctccccatgtctgcatgggtattcccaggggctccagtttcctcccaccctcaaaaacatatgagaggtgtagattaattgggtggaatgggcttgtgggccgataaggcttgttaccatgctgcatgtctaagttTATTTTAATAATGCATCCATCTAGTTGGGGGGTAGGGTTGAGGAGTGGGAATTGAGGGAACTCTAGTGTCTAGAGTTAAAGTTTTGCCTTTTCTAGATGGCTCTGCCAGAGGGCACACCACCAGCTGAGTTAAAGAAAAATGAGATggaaatggtggaaatattcCTGTCAGCTTCCTTTCTGTGGACAACTCAACTATTGATTGACACAGATTCAATTTTTATTGGAGCAAGGCCCAGAAATCCCATGTATGTTAAAGATGGAGTTCAGATTGCATGCTCCAATAGTTTTCTTTCCTTATTTCAAACTTGGAATGGAAtaagacaaaaaaaatgtatactaATCCTGATTGTTTAGATTCATCTGAATGTTTTTAAATCTCTTTCATGTTCACTGGCTGATTGCTCAATGTATTTATTTTATCAAATATTCTAAATATTGTCTTTTATATAATGCCAATATTATTTTTCTATTATACTACATTTTAGACAttaaatttgaaaacaatttATGAATCCCACGAATAATTTTATAATGTGAAGTACTTGTGTTTCACATTGGAATTGTACCCTTCTGTAAGTGATCGTATTTTGCTATCTTAGTTTTGCATTCACcatttaccacaatatgccaagacaatgAAAGAAACAATAAGTATAAAAGGTTAGATAAATAAGTATCGACAGCTGCAGTTAGTACaagaagaaaaaatataatttcaatCATGCAGACAGATTCTTTGGTGGTTTATGGTTGGTGTTATGGCAGAATGGGAAGATTCAAGAGCCTTATAGCTGTTTGGGGAATAAAAATCCTGTTCttgaatgtagaggtgagggccttctgtaccttctacctgaaggtggcagtgagaTTGTGATTAGGATGATGGGGATGCTtcctgatgttggctgccttcttgaggctacATCTCACATAGTTATCTTCAATAGATCAAGATTCCAGTTGCAAAGGGATGAACAGAGTCCTGTATCACTGAATAAATCAGTCATTATGCATTACTTTTCatcacttttgcatttcagttgacatttatttttttcaatttcataATCAATCTACTTTTCTGTGACAGTCAGTCTTTGTGACAGAAATTCATGTCCAGTTATTCATTGTAATGCATGCACTGTAATGCATTTGAGGTAGCACAGttgtgtagcagttagctcaacacctttacagcgccagagttAAATTCTCACACTGCCTCTAAGGAAGTGGTACATTCTCCacttgcctgtgtgggttttcctcgggggcttcggtttcctcccaccatttgaaatgtactaggggtatagattaattgggtgtaaattgagaggcacagacttgtgggccagaatggtCTATTACCATCCTCCTGAAATTATCAGTAGAACTGAAGTACAAGACCTGATTTATTTTGTGTTTAGGAAAAGCAATCACTGGTaatgtgtgatgtttcttttatggtaataaagaaacttgggttcttttaaaacaatgatACTTTATTAGCTACAGATGCAAGACTGTGTGGAGgcatacattttttttggaaaattttatttattgaatcatGATGCGCATGTTAAACATACCATTGATGAATAAAACTAAAAAAAGACACAAAATGCATACATGATATTTTGAAAACTAATCTCCTACAactcccaccccccttccctaacACACCGACCCCGGAGCCCTCTAATCTACCTTAAATAAAGggggaaaaacagaaagaggagatcacataacatcaaaattcatcagttaattaccatggtttggagcCACACCACTAATGTACCGgaaggggatttaataattcaatcccatataatccaaatacgggctccaagttttacaataaaaaagataattattacgtaaattatcTTTTCCAACTCcctatgccatctctgaatactcaaatcagtctcatttttccaattaATTGTCAAACATTTTCTggccacagctaatgccaatctcaaaaaagcaatttgaaatctatttaatttcattTCTAAGATAACCCTCTTAATATTATTCAACAAAAACAGCACAGGATCTAATGGAAATTTCACTTTTAAAGTatcttctaaaaattccttaagtttATTCCAAAAGGGGTTCCCTGTCTCACGTGACCAACAAGTAGAATGTAGAAAGGAACCTACCTCCttatgacacctaaaacataaatctgaagaaataaaattatattcccTTAATTTtttcagagttaaatataattgatgagtaaaattataataaaccaatcgataccttacatttataattttagtcagtACATAAATTAATCCAATCATCCTAAGAAATACAtatacctaaatctttctcccatttcaatctagatttataaatatctggcttaagcattttattctgtaataaagcatacatctcagatataaattccTTCTTAGCACCCTTGGTAAGTAAAATTCCAAACTTAGATCATCTAGGTAActaaagtatgtccaaaattatccaacagtaaagatttaatttgataataagaaaaaagagtatttaaaaatatatcatatttctctttcattctttgaaaagaaataaaatatcctgcttcaaaacaatctttccatcgattcaaatcatatttaattttagacaataaaggcaaataatttaattcatataaatgactataatCATAATCCACCTTAACACCTAAATATCTAAcgatttaaatttcacaatatgcctacatgaagaataatccatttcagctaagggcataatctcactctttttccaattaattttataacctgatatctcaCCATACTGTTCCATGTaaattcctcaaagaattctgaggttctgttaaatatatcaaaattcaatcaaattaattttaaattaatcagatttcatcttaatacctttaatattactatcttgtctattcacctgagccaaaggttcaataactaatgcaaatagagctggtgacaaagggcatcCTTGCCCAGTCTATCTATtcaacataaaaggtaaagataactgtccatttgtcatgactctagcagtaggacttctatataaagcctttatccaaccaataaaaaaagaggccaaattttaatttctccaaaactttaaataaaaagctatcaaaggccttttctggaTCCAACAAAATAACCATTGGTAGGTTAGATTCTTcctgagaaatattaattaaagaaatcaacttcacaatattatcgGCCGAataacaattaaaattaaaacctgcctcatctaaatgaattaaatctggtaaatatttagccagcCCATTAGTTATAACCTtcaccacaattttataatcaatatttaataaAGAATTAGGTCTAATAGATCCTGCTTTCAGTGGATCCCTAACTTTCATAAGGATAATtataataattgctttagaaaaagaatccagaaaagaatgaacctctgtcgcctgcttcaatacatccattaataaaggaattaataaatcttcaaattctttataaaattcagaagtaaaaccatcatcccctggagacttcccactagGCATAGATCAAAGAGCATCTATTACTTCTTTAGCAGTAAAAGAAGAATCCAAGTCCTTAATATATTTATCATTCAAAAAGGGTAAATCCAAATCAGATAAAAATATTATCAATTTTACCTTCATCCTCCACTACtacagaagtatacaatttttcataaaattttcaaaaacacatcattaatttcctgaggtttatatgtaatcactgaatcatgtctaatagcatttattgttctgtttttaactggctagctaatactttatgagctctttcccctaaaTCATAATACCTTTTTCTGGTactctgtaataatttctcatatTTATAAGTTTATAATGAATTATATCATAACTTCATATTAACTAAACATATTTGCTTAATCTCCATAGAATTTCACTGTAAATCTTTTTTctaaaatctctatctccttctccaatttacTTACTTCAGCtacatgttgtttcttaattttagcagtataactaataatttgtctcctcaaataagcttttaaggcatcccataaacaaatttactatcaactgaatccatatttattttcaaaaaagctgtatttgatcccttataaaattgacaaaattcaacatttttcaaaaacaaagaattaaatctccaatgataaacaTTATTAATTCTCTCTGAACCAGTACAtgttattaataacaaagaattatagacaaaatcctactcttgtattcagccttcaatacccagccttgtaattgtgctgatactaaaaataaatctattccagaataagaatcatgttgaaatgaataaaatgaaaaatctttctctgtagctgACCACTAcaaaggaacacacacacacacacacacacacacacacacgcacacacacacgcacgcacgcacgcacgcacgcacgcacgcacgcacgcacgcacgcacgcacgcacgcacgcacgcacgcacgcacgcacgcacgcacacacacacacacacacacacacacacacacacagtgtggcag
This region includes:
- the kcns3a gene encoding potassium voltage-gated channel subfamily S member 3a encodes the protein MIYGQLFERSATDHELININVGGYKQRVNQRTLLRFPHTRLGKLLKCDTEEDILELCDDYNAVDKEFYFDRNPCLFRYILNFYYTGKLHVMEELCAFSFSQEIEYWGINELFIDSCCSNRYQERKEDVVDKDWDQKSDESIDSSFEELSALDKDMDKFENMWYGKLRMNIWIRLENPGHSLSAKLFAILSLGVVLTSIVAMCIHSMHEFQQFDENDKEIVNPALEGLEIACIIWFTVEFIVRFSVTPSLKKFFKKPLNLIDFVSILPFYFTLTLETMDEDSEELENVGKVIQILRLMRIFRILKLARHSVGLRSLGATLRHSYHEVGLLLLFLTVGISIFSVLAYSVEKDENESGLQSIPMSWWWATISMTTVGYGDTYPVTLLGKLIGSICILCGILVVALPITIIFNKFSKYYRKNKMVDIDHCNAELAESCPDLPYVNIRDMYAKNMHSLIASISSMVSTDASDHTLNASSIQDLETVHNPATSENGSAK